The region TATGAAAAGGCCGGATTCAACCGCAGTACTCCTGCTCCACCGAAAAAGGACGAAAACGAACTCTATGGTATCCTCCCCGATTCGCGTGTAAAACCTTACGACATGCGCGAGATCATCGACCGCTTGGTGGATGATTCTGAATTTGAAGAATACAAGGAACTGTATGGAAAAAGCATTATCTGCGGATTAGCCCGTATAGATGGCTGGGCTGTGGGTATTGTGGCCAACCAGCGAATGGTAGTAAAAAGTAAAAAAGGCGAAATGCAGCAAGGCGGTGTAATTTATAGCGACAGTGCCGATAAAGCCGCACGCTTCATTATGAATTGCAATCAGAAAAAAATTCCTTTGGTGTTTTTACAGGATGTAACCGGATTTATGGTTGGTTCACGCTCTGAACATGGCGGAATTATTAAAGATGGAGCCAAACTTGTTAATGCGCAAAGTAATTCTGTTGTACCCAAGTTCACCATTGTGATAGGAAACTCCTATGGCGCCGGAAACTACGCCATGTGCGGAAAAGCGTATGATCCGCGATTAATTGCCGGGTGGCCTACTGCACAAATTGCGGTAATGGGAGGAGCTCAAGCCGCAAAAGTTCTGGTGCAGATAGAAGTAGCTTCTTTAAAAGCAAAAGGGGAAGAAATTACCCCTGAACGCGAGAAAGAATTATTCGAAAAAATCAAAGCAAAATACGATAAACAAACCACGCCTTATTATGCCGCTTCCCGCTTATGGATGGATGCCATTATTGATCCGCTGGATACGCGTAAATGGATTTCCATGGGAATTGAAGCCGCTAATCACGCTCCTCTTACCAAGGCGTACAATGTTGGCGTAATTCAGGTTTAAAAAAAAGGCAGTTATACTGCCTTTTTTTATAATGCTACACGAGCAAAAGCTAAATAAAAACTCATAAAGGCAACTACCAATCCCAACAATGCGAAAAGCAAGGCGCTACCGGTTTTTGATTTAAAATAAGAAATAAGGCCTAGTATGAATCCTATTCCAGCAAGAATTGTTCCCGCTAATCCACTTAGATCACTTAAACTTCTGTATTCACTATAACGCGCAAATTCTGCAGGACCGGCATTTGGATTATCAAGGATGCCTAAATGAGGTTGAACTACAAAATAGTTGTACAAAAAAGCTACCGCTCCTAATGCAACCAATACCATTGAAATAACATTTAATTTTTTCATAAATCATATTTATTGCTGAATATCAGTAAATTGTTTTGTTTTACAATGAAAAAAAAATGACGCTTCTAAACATTTTGTTCACATTTATGTTCTTCATGTTTAAACATTACTTCTACATTTGCATCTCTAAACAGGTTTAATTTAAAATTTTATAAAATGTCAGTTTTAGTAGGAAGAAAAGCTCCCTCTTTTACAGCTGCTGCTGTAGTAAACGGAAATCAGGTGGTGAATGATTTTTCACTGGACCAATACCTGGGTAAGAAGCACGTGTTGTTCTTCTTTTATCCTAAAGATTTCACGTTTGTTTGTCCAACCGAATTACACGCGTTCCAAAACAAACTTGCTGAGTTTGAAAAACGCAATGTTGCCGTGGTTGCCTGTTCTACCGACACCGAAGAATCGCATTGGGGTTGGTTGCAAATGAGCAAAGATCAAGGCGGAATTAAAGGGGTAACTTATCCGATTGTTGCAGATACCTCTAAAACCGTTTCTGATGCTTACGGTGTACTTGCCGGTGAATATGATTATGACGACGAAGGCGAATTAGTAGCCAGCGGTCCGATGATTGCTTACCGAGGATTGTTTTTAATTGACAAAAGCGGTACTGTAATGCACCAGG is a window of Flavobacteriales bacterium DNA encoding:
- a CDS encoding acyl-CoA carboxylase subunit beta, with product MSTVEHKKQDLEFNKNEDQMKLLISQMNRRLDVIHEGGGAKRIEKLHKEGKLSARERLDYLFDEDSPRLEIGAFAGYEMYEEHGGCPAGGVVVMMGYVSGKQCIAVANDATVKAGAWFPITGKKNLRAQEIAIENRLPIIYLVDSAGVYLPMQDEIFPDKEHFGRIFRNNAIMSSMGILQIAAVMGSCVAGGAYLPIMSDEAMIVDKTGSIFLAGSYLVKAAIGEDIDNETLGGATTHCEISGVTDYKCKNDEDCLDRIRNIMSKVGDYEKAGFNRSTPAPPKKDENELYGILPDSRVKPYDMREIIDRLVDDSEFEEYKELYGKSIICGLARIDGWAVGIVANQRMVVKSKKGEMQQGGVIYSDSADKAARFIMNCNQKKIPLVFLQDVTGFMVGSRSEHGGIIKDGAKLVNAQSNSVVPKFTIVIGNSYGAGNYAMCGKAYDPRLIAGWPTAQIAVMGGAQAAKVLVQIEVASLKAKGEEITPEREKELFEKIKAKYDKQTTPYYAASRLWMDAIIDPLDTRKWISMGIEAANHAPLTKAYNVGVIQV
- a CDS encoding peroxiredoxin, whose translation is MSVLVGRKAPSFTAAAVVNGNQVVNDFSLDQYLGKKHVLFFFYPKDFTFVCPTELHAFQNKLAEFEKRNVAVVACSTDTEESHWGWLQMSKDQGGIKGVTYPIVADTSKTVSDAYGVLAGEYDYDDEGELVASGPMIAYRGLFLIDKSGTVMHQVVNMFPLGRSVDEALRMVDALQFFEENGEVCPADWHKGSEGMKATHDGVANYLAKH